Below is a genomic region from Methylobacterium sp. FF17.
CAACGACCTGACGCAGACGGCGCTCGGCATCTCCCGCGACGATGCAGCGACCTTCCTCGGGGCCTACACCCAAAAGGGCATCCTCGCCGCCGACCCGTTCATCTCGATCGACCAGGAAGGTGTCGGCGAACTGGTGCGCATCGGCGTCGAGCGCGGCCGCGCGGTGCGGCCCGACATCAAGCTCGGCATCTGCGGCGAGCACGGCGGCGATCCGGCCTCGATCGGGTTCTGCCAGGAGGTCGGCCTCGACTACGTGTCGTGCTCGCCTTACCGCGTGCCGATCGCCCGCCTCGCGGCGGCCCAGGCGGCCCTCGCGGCCAAGGGCGCCAAGTAAGGCTAAGACGCACCGGAACCGAGTTCGGGGCGGCCCTCGGCCGCCCCGACTTTCCTGTGAACGTCCCGTTCAACAAATTGTCGAAAACGCGGCGAACCGATGACGCGCGGGCACGTTCAGTGCTAGTGCCGAACCGTTGCGCGCGGGTCATCCTGCTCACAGGGGCGGCAGACAACGCGTGGGATCGCCGGCATGAACGATACCAGCCCACCTCCTCTCTTCATGAACGAAACCCCCGTTGCGGTTCCGTTGCCCCGGGCGGTCCAGCAGGCCTATCTCTGGGTCGTTGCCGGCCTGGGCGGCTTGGCCACGATCGGTCTGTTCGTCTTCGCGGTCGCGACCCAGAGCAGCGCCGATGCGGAGCGGATCGCAGGCCGGAATGGTGCGGAACGCTCGAGCCTGGCCACGGTCATCGGCCACCTCGCCGCCACGCATGGGCGCCCCGGCGCGCTCTGAGCGCCGGGCCTTAACCGCTTCGCAACCATAACGCTCGATAGTTCGACGTGTCGGCCACCGTCCCCCTGCTGGGAGTAGGTGGTTGGGGCGCGTGGCATTCGAGTATGGGTCGGTTGCGTGGCTACGAGACGGTTACGACGCACGTCGCACCTGCGCTGGCTCAGCACCGCCATGGTGCCCTGGGCCGCCGGGATGGGTTTCCTCGTGTCCTTCACCGCGACGGCTGGGACGGACCTGTCCGCCGGCGCGGCGGGTCATGCCGAGCAGGCTAGGCGGGCTGCCCTGACGGCCTCGCCCGGCGCCCGTCTGATCGGAACCGAAACCCGCACACGTCCCGCCCGGCGTTACGCCGCGCGGATCGACGGCACGGAGAGCGGAGCGCCTCATCCGACGCCGGACGGGGAGGCGCGGCTTCTCCTGGTCAGCACCGGGAACGCGGATCCCGATGGTGGTCTGCTCGCCCCCGGCTCCGCCGCATGGAAACCGGATCTCGACGCGGGCTTCGTACCGATGACCGAACGCGACCCGTCATGGACGGCGGGAGACGACGGCGTGATCGTCGTCGAGGACGGAGCGACGCCCGCGATCCCTCGCGCAGAGGCCCTGTCCTCCACCACGCCCGCCCCCGCCGACGCGACGCCGATCGAAGTCGCCGCCACGAGCCTGACCTTTCCCGGTCTGTCCCCTCGCGCGAACGAGGCGGACGGCGCGACCACGCCGGGCGCCGGGGTCGTGCCCGATATCGCCCGTCATCGCTATGCGGACCTGATCGGCCCGGATGCCATGGACCGGGAGCAACGCTGCCTGGCGGAAGCCGTGTATTTCGAGGCCCGGAGCGAGCCGGAAGAAGGGCAGGCCGCCGTCGCCCAGGTCGTGCTGAACCGCGTCAAGAGTGGGCTCTATCCCGGCAACGTCTGCGGCGTGGTCTATCAGAACCGCCACCGTTACATGGGCTGCCAGTTCTCCTTCGCCTGTGAAGGCAAGTCCCTGCGCATCACCGACGGGCCCTCGTGGCAGAGTGCGACCCGCATCGCCAGCGCGGTGATCGAGGGGCGGACCTATCTGAGCGAGGTCGGCGGCGCGACCCACTACCATGCCGATTACGTCAAGCCCGGCTGGTCGCGGCGCCTGAGGAAGATGGATGTCATCGGACGGCACATCTTCTATCAGCTCAAGCGCGGTCAGACCTGATTTCC
It encodes:
- a CDS encoding cell wall hydrolase, which produces MATRRLRRTSHLRWLSTAMVPWAAGMGFLVSFTATAGTDLSAGAAGHAEQARRAALTASPGARLIGTETRTRPARRYAARIDGTESGAPHPTPDGEARLLLVSTGNADPDGGLLAPGSAAWKPDLDAGFVPMTERDPSWTAGDDGVIVVEDGATPAIPRAEALSSTTPAPADATPIEVAATSLTFPGLSPRANEADGATTPGAGVVPDIARHRYADLIGPDAMDREQRCLAEAVYFEARSEPEEGQAAVAQVVLNRVKSGLYPGNVCGVVYQNRHRYMGCQFSFACEGKSLRITDGPSWQSATRIASAVIEGRTYLSEVGGATHYHADYVKPGWSRRLRKMDVIGRHIFYQLKRGQT